Within Pseudomonadota bacterium, the genomic segment CAGATCGTGCACGATCTGCTCGTCGTCGGTCGCAAGTCGGGCGTCGAGCAGATCACGCCCTGCTTCCGCGGTGAGATCCCAGGCGGCTTTCACGATCAGTGTGGCCACGGCGAGCGCGGCAACCGGGTCGACCCAGCTCAGCGAGACGGTGGGCCAGAGGTTCTTTCCGACGGTGATGACGCCAAGGCCAGCCATGACCCCCGCGGAGGTGTAGACATCTGTGCGAAGATGCCAGGCATCCGCGCGCAGGGCGACAGAATCGGTCTCCTGCGCGATCTTGAAGAGCTTGCTCGATACCGCGAGGTTGGCCGCGGCGGAGACCGCCATGACCACGATTCCCAGGAATGGCGACTCGATGGGCTCAGGCTGCATGAGCTTGTGCAGCGATTCGAACATGATCCAGCCG encodes:
- a CDS encoding cation transporter, producing MLNPPPPDQREIERKKRSVATLSVISNSTLVIAKLAVGIFIGSVAVVSEAVHSGVDLIASFIALAAVRYAHAPADERHPYGYGKVENVSGVAEALLIFLGAGWIMFESLHKLMQPEPIESPFLGIVVMAVSAAANLAVSSKLFKIAQETDSVALRADAWHLRTDVYTSAGVMAGLGVITVGKNLWPTVSLSWVDPVAALAVATLIVKAAWDLTAEAGRDLLDARLATDDEQIVHDL